A part of Larkinella insperata genomic DNA contains:
- a CDS encoding RagB/SusD family nutrient uptake outer membrane protein, which translates to MKRNYLFVALLSLTLGSCKEEFLALSPISQASTTTFYKTGADLLNALNGAYGALQLNGQYGQFYVVSEVPSDDTRPVLSGSVTDQDEFDKFYLRTTNPYLATRWSDGYKGIYRCNAIIDRSAGVTMDEALKSRILGEAKFLRALMYFNLVRVFGDVPLVVKEIIDPQEGYEYSRTPVADIYAQIIKDLTEAEAALPATYTGTNVGRATSGAAKSLLGKVHLTRKNYRDAAGKLKEVIDAGTYELLPSYASVFQASNKNHKESIFDVQYKKGSIGEGSNFANQYAPENSGNAVIQFGGAGNNQPTPDLIAAYEPGDLRKDVSLATSYTNTSGAKIDYNFVRKYRDAPVVNNDSEDNWPVLRYADVLLMYAEALNETGNTADALPYLNRIRTRAGLAAKTAAEVGTQAAMRMTLEQERRVELAFEGHRWFDLVRTGRALPILQAKATAIGIKTNLTENNLVFPIPQSQIDINRSKITQNQGY; encoded by the coding sequence ATGAAACGGAATTATTTGTTTGTTGCCCTGCTCAGCCTGACGCTGGGGAGCTGTAAAGAGGAATTTCTGGCATTATCGCCAATTTCGCAGGCTAGCACCACTACCTTCTACAAAACCGGTGCTGATCTGCTGAATGCCCTGAACGGTGCGTACGGAGCGCTCCAGCTGAACGGACAGTACGGCCAGTTTTACGTCGTGTCGGAAGTACCCTCGGACGACACGCGGCCGGTGTTGTCGGGGTCGGTTACGGATCAGGACGAATTCGACAAGTTTTACCTGCGAACCACCAACCCGTATCTGGCCACCCGCTGGAGCGACGGTTACAAGGGAATTTACCGCTGCAATGCCATCATTGACCGGAGCGCGGGCGTGACGATGGACGAAGCCCTGAAAAGCCGGATTCTGGGAGAAGCCAAATTTTTGCGGGCGCTGATGTATTTCAACCTCGTGCGCGTTTTTGGCGATGTGCCGCTGGTTGTTAAGGAAATCATTGACCCACAGGAAGGCTACGAATACAGCCGGACACCGGTGGCGGATATCTACGCGCAGATTATCAAGGATTTGACGGAGGCCGAAGCCGCGCTGCCGGCAACCTACACCGGAACCAACGTGGGCCGGGCTACGAGCGGAGCCGCCAAGTCGTTGCTGGGGAAAGTGCATCTGACCCGGAAGAATTACCGGGATGCGGCTGGCAAGCTGAAAGAGGTGATCGATGCCGGAACGTATGAGTTGCTGCCGAGCTACGCCAGTGTTTTCCAGGCGTCGAACAAGAACCACAAAGAGTCGATTTTTGATGTGCAGTACAAAAAGGGCAGCATCGGCGAGGGCAGCAACTTCGCCAACCAGTACGCGCCGGAAAACTCGGGGAATGCGGTCATTCAGTTCGGGGGCGCGGGTAACAACCAGCCGACGCCGGACCTGATTGCGGCTTACGAGCCGGGTGATCTGCGGAAGGATGTTTCACTGGCAACCAGTTATACGAATACCAGCGGAGCCAAAATAGACTATAATTTCGTTCGGAAATACCGCGACGCCCCCGTGGTGAACAACGACTCAGAAGACAACTGGCCGGTGTTGCGCTACGCCGATGTGCTGCTGATGTACGCCGAAGCTCTGAACGAAACTGGAAATACCGCCGACGCCCTGCCGTATTTGAATCGCATCCGGACGCGGGCCGGACTGGCGGCCAAAACCGCTGCCGAGGTCGGTACGCAGGCTGCCATGCGGATGACACTGGAGCAGGAACGGCGCGTCGAACTGGCGTTTGAAGGCCACCGGTGGTTCGATCTGGTCCGGACGGGCCGGGCGCTGCCCATCCTGCAGGCCAAGGCGACCGCCATCGGTATCAAAACCAATTTAACCGAAAACAACCTGGTATTCCCGATTCCGCAGAGCCAGATCGACATCAATCGGTCGAAGATCACGCAGAACCAGGGGTATTAA
- a CDS encoding DUF2237 family protein, which produces MAALNVNGTSLECCCTRPMTGFFRDGFCRTDEEDQGHHLVCAIVTQQFLEFSRRRGNDLITPRPELRFPGLKPGDRWCLHILRWREAYEAGVAPPILLASTHERALDYVTVDMLRKLAFEE; this is translated from the coding sequence ATGGCTGCCCTGAATGTCAATGGTACTTCGCTGGAATGTTGCTGCACCAGACCAATGACCGGTTTTTTCCGCGACGGTTTCTGCCGCACGGACGAAGAGGATCAGGGACATCATCTCGTCTGCGCGATTGTTACCCAGCAATTTCTGGAATTTTCGCGCCGACGGGGCAACGACCTGATCACCCCGCGCCCCGAACTGCGCTTCCCCGGTCTGAAACCCGGCGACCGCTGGTGTCTGCACATCCTGCGCTGGCGGGAAGCCTACGAAGCGGGCGTGGCACCACCCATTCTGCTGGCCAGCACCCACGAACGGGCCCTGGACTACGTGACGGTCGATATGCTCCGAAAATTAGCCTTTGAAGAGTAA
- a CDS encoding endonuclease/exonuclease/phosphatase family protein has protein sequence MKLTILILLCSILMTQESFSQKDTPITIATYNLRMNTQNDGINAWPNRKENVKALIRFHEFDLFGTQEGFRGQLDDIAELNEFAFLGAGRDDGKQAGEHSAIFYKKDRFKVLKSGDFWLSETPDKPGKGWDATCCNRICSWAYFQDLTTKKKFYFFSVHFDHQGVEARRQSGKLMVQKIKEIAKDEPVVLVGDFNSTPETEQIQTIKTLLGDAHDVTKNPPYGPEGTFNSFKFDAPMKNRIDYIFVKKGIDVLKYGVLTDAKEQRYPSDHQPVVIKAVIR, from the coding sequence ATGAAACTGACCATCCTAATCCTGCTTTGTAGCATTTTAATGACCCAGGAATCCTTTTCCCAAAAAGACACCCCCATTACCATTGCCACCTATAACCTGCGGATGAACACCCAAAACGATGGAATCAACGCCTGGCCCAACCGTAAAGAAAATGTCAAGGCCCTGATTCGCTTTCACGAATTTGATCTGTTCGGCACGCAGGAAGGCTTCCGCGGCCAACTCGATGATATTGCCGAGCTGAACGAGTTTGCCTTTCTGGGCGCGGGCCGCGACGACGGTAAACAGGCCGGTGAGCACTCGGCGATTTTCTACAAAAAAGATCGTTTCAAAGTCTTGAAGTCCGGCGACTTCTGGCTGAGCGAAACGCCCGACAAACCCGGCAAAGGCTGGGATGCGACCTGCTGCAACCGCATCTGTTCGTGGGCTTATTTTCAGGATCTGACAACCAAAAAGAAATTCTACTTTTTCAGCGTTCACTTTGATCACCAGGGCGTCGAAGCGCGTCGGCAGTCGGGTAAGCTAATGGTGCAGAAAATCAAGGAAATTGCCAAGGATGAACCCGTGGTGCTGGTCGGCGACTTCAACTCAACACCGGAGACCGAGCAGATTCAGACCATCAAAACGCTGCTGGGCGATGCACACGATGTAACGAAAAACCCGCCCTACGGTCCTGAAGGCACATTTAACAGCTTTAAATTTGATGCGCCGATGAAAAATCGCATCGATTACATTTTCGTCAAAAAAGGCATTGACGTGCTGAAATACGGTGTTTTGACCGATGCGAAGGAACAACGGTATCCATCCGACCACCAACCGGTTGTGATCAAAGCCGTTATCCGCTAA
- a CDS encoding RagB/SusD family nutrient uptake outer membrane protein, with product MKVQHIGILLAGLFFAGCSELEQVPESTATKDAVFSSEKGLELYANSFYDNLTNPDFSILPTANTVIRSDEMADFAARTQVPDFIREGAYGPRQSSGWDWRALRNINYFIENTTNPAVPVEVRRHYIGLARFFRALFYFDKVKRFGDVPWINKAMTVTDQDLYRGRDSRVMVMDSVLADLNYATQNIRTTSDNSRTLITKAVAQGFKSRICLFEGTFRKYHTSYKLEGTAAKWLTEAVTASEAVMKEGGFSLYEAGGTDKSYRQLFINKTPITNEIMLSSVVDPALSVFNDANWWWTSATYGARVSLTRTFVNTYLNSDGTPFTSKPGYKTLTFVEEVKGRDKRLSQTIRTPGYSRVNGGVAEPAPPVFSYTYTGYQPIKWTLDDTFYDGGSRNDNSISIMRYAEILLNYAEAKAELGTFTDADWAQTIGALRKRAGITGGLTARPAVVDPYLQATYFPGIADPSLLEIRRERGIELALEGFRFPDLIRWKRGELMEQVWNGFYVPALDTPLDLNEDGKNDVVFYKVKPATQLAGVTYINVAETVNGVPNPQRLSNDTSGELTWLSNIPRKWNDKFYLYPIPENDRLQNQELGQNPGW from the coding sequence ATGAAAGTACAACATATAGGAATTTTGCTGGCCGGTCTGTTTTTTGCCGGCTGTAGTGAACTGGAGCAGGTGCCCGAATCTACGGCCACCAAGGACGCCGTTTTCAGCAGTGAGAAAGGGCTGGAACTGTACGCCAACTCGTTTTACGACAACCTGACGAACCCGGATTTCAGCATTCTGCCAACGGCCAACACCGTTATCCGCAGCGACGAAATGGCGGATTTTGCCGCCCGGACGCAGGTGCCGGATTTCATTCGGGAAGGGGCTTACGGCCCCCGACAAAGCTCGGGTTGGGACTGGCGTGCATTGCGGAATATTAACTATTTCATCGAAAACACGACCAACCCGGCGGTTCCGGTGGAGGTCCGGCGGCATTACATCGGTCTGGCGCGGTTTTTCCGGGCGCTGTTCTACTTCGATAAAGTCAAACGGTTTGGCGATGTGCCCTGGATCAACAAAGCGATGACCGTAACGGACCAGGATTTGTACCGAGGACGGGACTCCCGCGTGATGGTGATGGACTCGGTGCTGGCCGACCTGAATTACGCCACCCAGAACATCCGGACCACCTCCGACAACTCGCGTACGCTGATCACCAAAGCCGTTGCCCAAGGTTTCAAATCCCGGATTTGCTTGTTTGAAGGCACGTTCCGGAAATACCACACCTCCTACAAACTCGAAGGGACGGCCGCCAAGTGGCTGACCGAAGCCGTAACAGCCTCCGAAGCGGTGATGAAAGAAGGCGGTTTCTCGCTCTACGAAGCGGGCGGAACCGACAAATCCTACCGCCAATTGTTTATCAACAAGACACCGATCACCAACGAAATCATGCTGTCGTCGGTTGTTGATCCAGCCCTGAGCGTGTTCAACGACGCCAACTGGTGGTGGACCAGCGCCACGTACGGCGCCCGCGTGAGCCTCACCCGCACGTTTGTGAACACCTACCTGAACAGCGATGGCACGCCGTTTACCAGCAAACCCGGTTACAAAACCCTCACGTTTGTAGAGGAAGTGAAAGGACGCGACAAACGGCTTTCGCAAACCATCCGGACGCCCGGCTATAGCCGGGTGAACGGCGGGGTAGCCGAGCCCGCTCCCCCGGTTTTCTCGTACACCTACACCGGCTATCAGCCGATCAAATGGACGCTGGACGACACATTTTACGACGGTGGCAGCCGCAACGACAACTCCATCTCGATCATGCGCTACGCCGAAATTTTGCTGAACTACGCGGAAGCTAAAGCCGAGTTAGGTACCTTTACCGACGCCGACTGGGCGCAAACGATCGGTGCGTTGCGGAAACGGGCCGGAATCACGGGCGGTCTGACGGCCCGGCCCGCGGTGGTTGATCCCTACCTGCAAGCCACTTATTTTCCGGGTATCGCCGATCCGTCGCTGCTCGAAATCCGGCGCGAACGGGGCATTGAACTGGCGCTGGAAGGATTCCGGTTCCCGGATCTGATTCGTTGGAAACGTGGGGAGTTGATGGAGCAGGTCTGGAACGGTTTCTACGTTCCGGCGCTCGACACTCCGCTGGATTTGAACGAAGACGGCAAAAACGACGTGGTGTTTTACAAAGTGAAACCGGCGACGCAACTGGCGGGAGTAACGTACATCAACGTGGCCGAAACCGTCAACGGCGTTCCGAATCCGCAGCGGTTGTCGAACGATACGTCCGGCGAACTGACCTGGCTGAGCAACATTCCACGCAAATGGAACGATAAATTTTACCTCTACCCCATTCCCGAAAACGACCGGCTGCAGAATCAGGAGCTGGGCCAGAATCCGGGATGGTAA